Proteins from a single region of Pseudarthrobacter sp. NIBRBAC000502772:
- a CDS encoding TetR/AcrR family transcriptional regulator, translating to MPTTRPVKPSAPAQSEHPNAAIRPVSAAQAASATPAAPGTPAAAAAPATPGTPRSQAKENRRQALLAAAAGLFALHGFNRVSLEDLGAAAGVSGPAVYRHFQGKQAVLGDLLLTVSRELLDGGRRVVAETTDPLAALRRLVGFQVEFALGKPDVIRVQDRDFSNLSQKDQSEVRALQRNYVEIWVEVLALLHPGTDAVELRMRAHATFGLINSTPHSVRNHGRKIAPKTARPLLESMALAALTVNVPQAP from the coding sequence GTGCCCACCACCCGACCGGTCAAGCCGTCCGCACCGGCCCAGTCTGAGCATCCGAACGCGGCAATACGACCCGTTTCGGCAGCGCAGGCCGCTTCGGCGACGCCGGCAGCCCCAGGAACACCCGCGGCCGCGGCAGCCCCCGCAACTCCCGGAACTCCCCGCAGCCAGGCGAAGGAGAACCGCCGCCAGGCGCTGCTTGCCGCCGCCGCGGGGCTCTTCGCCCTGCACGGATTCAACCGGGTATCGCTGGAAGACCTGGGCGCAGCAGCGGGTGTCAGCGGCCCGGCCGTCTATCGCCACTTCCAGGGCAAGCAGGCGGTGTTGGGAGACCTGCTGCTTACCGTCAGCCGCGAGCTGCTCGACGGCGGCCGGCGCGTCGTTGCCGAGACTACGGACCCGCTCGCAGCGCTCCGCAGGCTGGTGGGGTTCCAAGTGGAGTTTGCCCTTGGCAAGCCCGACGTGATCCGGGTGCAGGACCGGGATTTCAGCAACCTCAGCCAGAAGGACCAGTCCGAGGTACGGGCACTGCAGCGGAACTACGTGGAGATTTGGGTGGAGGTCCTGGCGCTGCTGCATCCGGGCACCGACGCCGTCGAACTGCGGATGCGGGCGCACGCTACGTTCGGCCTGATCAACTCCACACCACACTCGGTGCGGAACCACGGACGGAAAATCGCGCCCAAAACGGCCCGGCCGCTTCTCGAAAGCATGGCGCTGGCTGCACTCACGGTGAACGTTCCCCAAGCCCCCTGA
- a CDS encoding carboxyl transferase domain-containing protein, whose product METLASRLDAASEAFAANNAAQLALAAELRTRLAEAALGGPEKSRERHVGRGKLLPRERIDRLLDDGSPFLEIAPLAANGMYNNDSPGAGVIAGVGLVHGRQVLVISNDATVKGGTYYPMTVKKHLRAQEIALENRLPCIYLVDSGGAFLPKQDEVFPDKEHFGRIFFNQAKMSAAKIPQIASVMGSCTAGGAYVPAMSDETVIVRNQGTIFLGGPPLVKAAIGEIVTAEELGGGDVHSKISGVTDHLAENDEHALQIVRDIVSTLPRPAAPAWDVDTVVEPLADPAELYGAVPTDVNAQYDVHEVIARLVDGSRFHEFKKEYGTTLVTGFARLHGHPVGIVANNGVLFSESSLKGAHFIELCDQRGIPLIFLQNISGFMVGRDSEQGGIAKNGAKMVTAVATARVPKLTVVIGGSFGAGNYSMCGRAYSPRFLWMWPASRISVMGGNQASGVLATVKRDQYEARGEEWSAEDEEAFKAPIKQQYEDQGSPYYSTARLWDDGVIDPADTRTVLGLALDVVSRTPLPETSFGLFRM is encoded by the coding sequence ATGGAGACTCTCGCCAGCCGGCTTGATGCCGCAAGTGAAGCGTTTGCTGCAAACAACGCTGCCCAGCTCGCGCTGGCCGCCGAGCTCCGGACCAGGCTGGCTGAGGCCGCGTTGGGCGGGCCGGAGAAGTCGAGGGAGCGCCATGTGGGGCGCGGGAAGCTGCTGCCCCGGGAGCGCATTGACCGGCTGCTGGATGATGGCAGCCCGTTCCTGGAGATCGCGCCGCTGGCAGCCAACGGCATGTACAACAACGACTCGCCGGGAGCCGGGGTTATTGCCGGCGTCGGCCTGGTCCACGGCCGCCAGGTGCTGGTGATCTCCAACGATGCCACCGTCAAGGGCGGCACCTACTACCCGATGACCGTGAAGAAGCACCTCCGCGCCCAGGAGATAGCGCTGGAGAACCGGCTGCCGTGCATCTATCTGGTGGATTCGGGCGGGGCGTTCCTCCCGAAGCAGGACGAAGTTTTTCCCGACAAGGAGCATTTCGGCCGGATCTTCTTCAACCAGGCGAAGATGTCTGCCGCGAAGATCCCGCAGATCGCCTCGGTGATGGGCTCCTGCACGGCAGGCGGCGCTTACGTTCCGGCGATGAGCGATGAGACGGTGATCGTGCGGAACCAGGGCACTATCTTCCTGGGCGGTCCGCCGCTGGTGAAGGCTGCCATCGGGGAGATCGTCACGGCGGAGGAACTGGGCGGCGGTGACGTGCACTCGAAGATCTCCGGTGTCACCGACCACCTGGCGGAGAACGATGAGCATGCCCTGCAGATCGTCCGGGACATCGTCTCCACGCTGCCGAGGCCGGCTGCCCCTGCCTGGGATGTGGACACCGTCGTCGAGCCCCTCGCGGATCCGGCGGAGTTGTACGGCGCCGTCCCGACGGACGTCAACGCGCAGTACGACGTCCACGAGGTCATTGCCCGGCTGGTGGACGGCAGCAGGTTCCACGAGTTCAAGAAGGAGTACGGCACCACCCTGGTCACGGGTTTTGCCAGACTGCACGGGCACCCGGTGGGGATCGTGGCCAACAACGGCGTGCTCTTCAGCGAGTCCTCGCTCAAGGGCGCGCACTTCATCGAACTCTGCGACCAGCGCGGCATTCCGCTTATTTTCCTGCAGAACATTTCCGGGTTCATGGTGGGCAGGGATTCCGAGCAGGGTGGCATTGCCAAGAACGGCGCCAAGATGGTCACCGCCGTCGCCACCGCCCGGGTGCCGAAGCTGACCGTCGTCATCGGCGGGTCCTTCGGCGCCGGCAACTACTCCATGTGCGGGCGGGCGTACTCGCCGCGCTTCCTGTGGATGTGGCCGGCAAGCCGCATCTCGGTGATGGGAGGGAACCAAGCATCCGGCGTTCTTGCAACCGTCAAGCGTGACCAGTACGAGGCCCGTGGCGAGGAATGGTCCGCAGAGGATGAGGAAGCCTTCAAGGCCCCGATCAAACAGCAGTACGAGGACCAGGGCAGCCCGTACTATTCCACCGCCCGCCTCTGGGACGACGGCGTGATCGACCCCGCGGATACCCGCACCGTCCTGGGGCTGGCGCTCGACGTCGTCTCCCGCACCCCCCTGCCGGAGACCTCCTTCGGCCTTTTCCGGATGTGA
- a CDS encoding biotin carboxylase N-terminal domain-containing protein — MTVSMPAVPSAIRQKPLFSTVLVANRGEIACRVIRTLRALGIRSVAVYSDADAGARHVREADTAVRIGPAAAAESYLKIAAILQACRETGAEAVHPGYGFLSENVDFARALEAAGITFIGPGVESLNVMGDKIRSKNHVAGYGVPVVPGIAEPGMTDAQLMEAAPAVGFPLLIKPSAGGGGKGMHIVERHEDLEATLATARRVAASAFGDDTLFLERLVRTPRHIEVQVLADNHGNVIHLGERECSLQRRHQKVIEEAPSPLLESLHDGGATRARIGEAACQAARSVHYSGAGTVEFLVSDEAPDEFFFMEMNTRLQVEHPVTEMVTGVDLVEWQVRIAAGEELTVRQADVELNGHAAEARVYAEIPERNFMPSTGTVLLLDEMPHHGAGMIRVDSALLEGLEISSSYDPMISKVIAWGPDRTVALDTLDAALAGYTALGIDTNVEYLRLLINDADVRAGHLDTGLIERKMPDFAFRLIDDAELVAAALYAVVNGEPGSAVTPSGPWQAGNGWRIGAPAPRRISLGMPDGGIATVSVTGRVAAGPVQVCVGEGPWRTASLRLPGGGSMVLTLDGETTEYSLAPVTWGSGSPDPDNLPAGVPTELFLGNGGWSCRLEALTRESRLLRVLAAVEREEGTADPEVRSPMPGTVVSVAVSNGDTVEAGQVLLSVEAMKMEHQLVAEVAGTVHISIKAGQPVKADQVLATIHPSTTDPDSDQDSTTESNKDSDKESDNTGKGA, encoded by the coding sequence ATGACCGTTTCCATGCCCGCCGTTCCTTCCGCAATCCGGCAGAAGCCGCTGTTCAGCACCGTGCTGGTCGCCAACCGCGGGGAGATCGCCTGCCGCGTCATCCGCACACTGCGTGCCCTGGGCATCCGCTCCGTAGCCGTCTATTCCGACGCCGACGCCGGGGCCCGCCACGTTCGCGAAGCTGACACCGCCGTGCGGATCGGCCCTGCCGCTGCTGCAGAGAGCTACCTCAAGATTGCGGCGATCCTTCAGGCTTGCCGCGAGACGGGCGCCGAGGCCGTGCACCCCGGCTACGGCTTCCTCAGCGAGAACGTCGATTTTGCCCGCGCCCTCGAAGCCGCCGGCATCACCTTCATCGGCCCCGGCGTTGAGTCCCTGAACGTCATGGGCGACAAGATCCGCTCCAAGAACCACGTGGCCGGCTACGGAGTCCCCGTAGTGCCGGGCATCGCCGAACCGGGCATGACTGACGCGCAACTCATGGAGGCCGCGCCCGCCGTCGGGTTCCCGCTCCTGATCAAGCCGTCAGCGGGCGGCGGCGGCAAGGGCATGCACATCGTAGAGCGCCACGAGGACCTCGAAGCCACGCTGGCCACCGCCCGCCGCGTCGCCGCGAGCGCCTTCGGCGACGACACCCTTTTCCTTGAACGGCTGGTCCGCACGCCGCGGCACATCGAGGTCCAGGTCCTGGCGGACAACCACGGCAACGTGATCCATCTTGGGGAGCGGGAATGCTCGCTGCAGCGCCGCCACCAAAAGGTGATTGAGGAAGCGCCGTCGCCGCTGCTGGAGTCATTGCACGACGGCGGGGCCACCCGGGCCCGGATCGGCGAGGCCGCCTGCCAGGCGGCCCGCAGCGTCCACTACAGCGGCGCGGGAACTGTGGAGTTCCTGGTCTCCGACGAGGCCCCTGACGAGTTCTTCTTTATGGAGATGAATACCCGTCTCCAGGTGGAGCACCCGGTGACCGAAATGGTCACCGGCGTTGACCTGGTCGAATGGCAGGTCCGCATCGCCGCCGGTGAGGAACTGACCGTCCGCCAGGCCGACGTCGAACTCAACGGGCACGCCGCCGAAGCCCGCGTCTACGCGGAAATCCCGGAGCGGAACTTCATGCCGTCCACCGGGACCGTGCTCCTGCTGGACGAAATGCCCCATCACGGAGCCGGCATGATCCGCGTGGATTCTGCCCTGCTCGAGGGGCTCGAGATCTCCTCCAGCTACGATCCGATGATCTCCAAGGTCATCGCGTGGGGCCCGGATCGCACCGTTGCCCTGGATACCTTGGACGCGGCACTCGCCGGCTACACAGCTCTTGGCATCGACACGAATGTTGAGTACCTGAGGCTGCTGATCAACGACGCCGACGTCCGCGCCGGGCATCTGGACACCGGCCTGATCGAGCGCAAGATGCCAGACTTCGCCTTCCGGCTGATTGACGACGCCGAACTGGTCGCGGCCGCCCTGTACGCCGTTGTGAACGGGGAACCGGGCAGCGCGGTGACACCCTCCGGTCCGTGGCAGGCCGGCAACGGCTGGCGGATCGGCGCGCCGGCACCCCGGCGGATCAGCCTGGGAATGCCCGACGGCGGCATCGCAACGGTGAGTGTGACGGGCCGCGTGGCGGCCGGCCCGGTCCAGGTCTGCGTCGGTGAAGGGCCCTGGCGGACGGCCTCGCTGCGACTGCCGGGCGGCGGGAGCATGGTCCTGACCCTCGACGGCGAAACCACGGAGTATTCCCTGGCCCCGGTGACGTGGGGTTCCGGCAGCCCGGATCCGGACAACCTGCCCGCAGGAGTTCCCACGGAACTGTTCCTCGGCAACGGAGGCTGGTCCTGCCGGCTGGAGGCGCTGACACGGGAGTCTCGGCTACTCCGGGTGCTCGCCGCCGTCGAGCGCGAGGAAGGCACCGCGGACCCGGAGGTGCGTTCGCCCATGCCCGGCACGGTGGTATCCGTTGCGGTCAGCAACGGCGACACCGTGGAAGCCGGCCAGGTCCTACTCTCCGTGGAAGCCATGAAGATGGAACACCAGCTCGTGGCCGAGGTGGCCGGCACGGTCCACATCAGCATCAAGGCCGGTCAGCCGGTCAAAGCGGACCAGGTGCTGGCCACCATCCACCCTTCAACCACCGATCCAGACTCAGATCAGGATTCCACCACGGAGTCGAACAAGGATTCCGACAAGGAGTCCGACAACACAGGCAAGGGAGCCTAG